The following are encoded together in the Lactuca sativa cultivar Salinas chromosome 1, Lsat_Salinas_v11, whole genome shotgun sequence genome:
- the LOC111912407 gene encoding squamosa promoter-binding protein 1 — protein sequence MRRRKSKSNMDDKFTNDIMEEWEMDDDMAFVDDGRKKAAMGGKRGSGSGGPTQPVCHVANCTTDMTRSKAYHRRHKVCEVHAKAPIVVIGVRQQRFCQQCSRFHDLTEFDDAKKSCRRQLAGHNERRRKSSYEPYGESSE from the exons ATGAGAAGAAGAAAATCCAAATCCAACATGGATGACAAGTTTACTAACGACATCATGGAAGAATGGGAAATGGATGATGACATGGCATTCGTAGATGATGGGCGGAAGAAAGCAGCAATGGGTGGAAAGAGGGGTTCCGGTAGTGGTGGGCCCACACAACCGGTTTGCCACGTGGCAAATTGCACAACCGATATGACAAGATCCAAAGCATATCACCGGAGGCATAAAGTATGTGAGGTTCATGCAAAGGCTCCAATTGTTGTTATCGGTGTACGTCAACAGCGATTCTGTCAGCAATGTAGCAG GTTTCATGACCTAACGGAATTTGATGATGCAAAAAAGAGTTGTCGCAGGCAATTGGCTGGACATAATGAACGAAGGCGTAAAAGCTCCTACGAACCGTATGGGGAAAGTTCcgaatga
- the LOC111912406 gene encoding squamosa promoter-binding protein 1, with translation MDDKFTNDIMEEWEMDDDMAFVDDGRKKAAMGGKRGSGSGGPTQLVCQVANCTTDMTRSKTYHRRHKVCEVHAKAPVVVIGGLQQRFCQQCSRFHDLTEFDDAKRSCRRRLAGHNERRRKSSYESYGESSG, from the exons ATGGATGACAAGTTCACAAACGACATCATGGAAGAATGGGAAATGGATGATGACATGGCATTTGTAGATGATGGGCGGAAGAAGGCGGCAATGGGTGGAAAGAGGGGTTCGGGTAGTGGAGGGCCCACACAACTGGTTTGCCAGGTGGCAAATTGCACAACCGATATGACAAGATCAAAAACATATCACCGAAGGCATAAAGTATGTGAGGTTCATGCAAAGGCTCCGGTTGTTGTTATTGGTGGACTTCAACAACGATTTTGTCAGCAGTGCAGCAG GTTTCATGACCTAACGGAATTTGATGATGCAAAAAGGAGTTGTCGTAGGCGATTGGCTGGACATAATGAACGAAGGCGTAAAAGCTCCTATGAATCTTATGGAGAAAGTTCCGGAtga
- the LOC111912408 gene encoding mitochondrial arginine transporter BAC1 isoform X1, which translates to MGENSGYKHYVAGLVSGVSMVIVGHPFDTVKVKLQKHNTDANGFKYRSGFHCTTRILKTEGIKGLYRGATPSFVGMAFESSLLFGIYSQTKQALQGGDHNRKPESHIIIPSAAFAGSIISFILCPSELVKCRMQIQGTDSLVPTSRKYSGPLNCAIQTVKSEGVSGLFRGGVTTLMREAIGNAVFFSTYEYLRHSMHLRLKDSLIDHTNLMDVGIGIISGGLSGIAFWSAVLPLDVAKTIIQTTPDKNLTKNPFVLLRSIYRRSGVRGCYTGLGPTVSRAFPANAAAIVTFEAASKLLGITRD; encoded by the exons ATGGGAGAGAATTCAGGTTACAAGCATTACGTAGCAGGATTGGTCTCAGGTGTTTCAATGGTGATCGTGGGGCATCCTTTTGACACTGTGAAG GTGAAGCTTCAGAAACACAATACTGATGCTAATGGATTCAAATACAGAAGTGGTTTTCATTGTACAACTAGAATACTCAAAACTGAAGGA ATAAAAGGACTTTACAGAGGTGCAACGCCATCTTTTGTGGGAATGGCTTTTGAAAGTTCACTTCTTTTCGGTATTTATTCCCAAACAAAGCAAGCATTACAG GGAGGAGATCATAACAGAAAGCCTGAATCCCATATAATAATCCCTTCAGCTGCTTTTGCTGGATCAATTATCAGCTTCATATTATGTCCATCAGAGTTAGTAAAG TGTAGGATGCAAATTCAAGGTACTGATTCTCTGGTTCCAACCTCACGCAAATACAGTGGTCCACTTAATTGTGCGATTCAAACCGTAAAATCCGAAGGG GTTAGTGGGCTTTTTAGAGGAGGTGTGACGACTTTGATGCGAGAAGCTATTGGAAATGCTGTGTTTTTTAGTACTTATGAGTATTTGAGGCATTCTATGCATTTAAGACTTAAAGATTCTTTGATTGATCACACAAATTTGATGGATGTAGGAATTGGGATCATTAGTGGTGGTCTTAGTGGTATCGCG TTCTGGTCTGCTGTTCTTCCGCTGGATGTTGCAAAAACAATAATTCAAACTACCCCTGACAAGAACTTAACTAAAAATCCTTTCGTGTTGTTGAGATCG ATTTACAGGAGGTCTGGGGTGAGAGGATGCTACACAGGTTTGGGTCCCACAGTTTCACGTGCATTTCCTGCTAATGCTGCTGCAATAGTTACATTCGAAGCAGCTTCAAAACTACTTGGAATCACACGTGAttga
- the LOC111912408 gene encoding mitochondrial arginine transporter BAC1 isoform X2 has translation MGENSGYKHYVAGLVSGVSMVIVGHPFDTVKVKLQKHNTDANGFKYRSGFHCTTRILKTEGIKGLYRGATPSFVGMAFESSLLFGIYSQTKQALQGGDHNRKPESHIIIPSAAFAGSIISFILCPSELVKCRMQIQGTDSLVPTSRKYSGPLNCAIQTVKSEGVSGLFRGGVTTLMREAIGNAVFFSTYEYLRHSMHLRLKDSLIDHTNLMDVGIGIISGGLSGIAFWSAVLPLDVAKTIIQTTPDKNLTKNPFVLLRSEVWGERMLHRFGSHSFTCISC, from the exons ATGGGAGAGAATTCAGGTTACAAGCATTACGTAGCAGGATTGGTCTCAGGTGTTTCAATGGTGATCGTGGGGCATCCTTTTGACACTGTGAAG GTGAAGCTTCAGAAACACAATACTGATGCTAATGGATTCAAATACAGAAGTGGTTTTCATTGTACAACTAGAATACTCAAAACTGAAGGA ATAAAAGGACTTTACAGAGGTGCAACGCCATCTTTTGTGGGAATGGCTTTTGAAAGTTCACTTCTTTTCGGTATTTATTCCCAAACAAAGCAAGCATTACAG GGAGGAGATCATAACAGAAAGCCTGAATCCCATATAATAATCCCTTCAGCTGCTTTTGCTGGATCAATTATCAGCTTCATATTATGTCCATCAGAGTTAGTAAAG TGTAGGATGCAAATTCAAGGTACTGATTCTCTGGTTCCAACCTCACGCAAATACAGTGGTCCACTTAATTGTGCGATTCAAACCGTAAAATCCGAAGGG GTTAGTGGGCTTTTTAGAGGAGGTGTGACGACTTTGATGCGAGAAGCTATTGGAAATGCTGTGTTTTTTAGTACTTATGAGTATTTGAGGCATTCTATGCATTTAAGACTTAAAGATTCTTTGATTGATCACACAAATTTGATGGATGTAGGAATTGGGATCATTAGTGGTGGTCTTAGTGGTATCGCG TTCTGGTCTGCTGTTCTTCCGCTGGATGTTGCAAAAACAATAATTCAAACTACCCCTGACAAGAACTTAACTAAAAATCCTTTCGTGTTGTTGAGATCG GAGGTCTGGGGTGAGAGGATGCTACACAGGTTTGGGTCCCACAGTTTCACGTGCATTTCCTGCTAA